One Brachybacterium aquaticum genomic region harbors:
- a CDS encoding TrmH family RNA methyltransferase, giving the protein MTDVKLRSRVEVERGLFMAESYEVISRAMDAGMQPRSFLMSEKWLERFAPLYSRFPDVPVYVGEEALLETLTGFHLHRGALAAMQRPELPAVDDLLAGARTVAVLEDIVDHTNVGAMFRSAAALGVDAVLVTPRCADPLYRRSIRVSMGTVFQVPWTRLEAWPEAGVDLLHEAGFDVLALALTDGAVALDAVDLGPARKVALVLGAEGHGLKPATLCAADEHVVIPMAGGVDSLNVAAASAVVFWQRRAMLGA; this is encoded by the coding sequence ATGACCGACGTGAAGCTCCGCTCCCGCGTCGAGGTGGAGCGGGGCCTGTTCATGGCCGAGAGCTACGAGGTCATCTCCCGCGCCATGGACGCCGGGATGCAGCCGCGCAGCTTCCTCATGAGCGAGAAGTGGCTGGAGAGGTTCGCGCCGCTCTACTCCCGCTTCCCGGACGTGCCCGTGTACGTGGGCGAGGAGGCGCTGCTGGAGACCCTCACCGGCTTCCACCTCCACCGCGGCGCGCTCGCGGCGATGCAGCGGCCCGAGCTGCCCGCCGTCGACGACCTGCTGGCGGGGGCGCGCACGGTCGCGGTCCTCGAGGACATCGTCGACCACACCAACGTCGGCGCGATGTTCCGCTCCGCCGCCGCGCTCGGCGTGGACGCGGTGCTGGTGACCCCGCGCTGCGCCGACCCGCTCTACCGCCGCTCCATCCGCGTCTCCATGGGCACCGTCTTCCAGGTCCCGTGGACCCGGCTCGAGGCCTGGCCGGAAGCCGGCGTCGACCTCCTGCACGAGGCCGGCTTCGACGTGCTCGCCCTCGCCCTCACCGACGGGGCGGTGGCGCTGGACGCCGTGGACCTCGGCCCGGCGCGGAAGGTCGCCCTCGTGCTGGGTGCGGAGGGGCACGGGCTGAAGCCGGCGACGCTGTGCGCGGCCGACGAGCACGTGGTCATCCCGATGGCCGGGGGAGTGGACTCCCTGAACGTCGCCGCGGCCAGCGCCGTCGTGTTCTGGCAGCGCCGCGCGATGCTCGGCGCCTGA
- a CDS encoding RNB domain-containing ribonuclease: MPHRPVSLHAPRGSVAADDLREGIDALLAAQDGEVPLEFPAEVLAAAEEAAARDAAADGRADRTDIPFVTLDPASSTDLDQAMHLERTDGGYRVLYAIADVPFFVDLGDAIDQEARRRGETLYLPDRRIPLHPEVLSEAAASLLPDQTTPAFVWELTLDARGEVTAIGLERALVRSVAKLAYDQVQEELDAGAGHPMMLLLQEIGELRTQLEAERGGASLNVPEQEVVVENDHVRLTWRSLNPIEDANAQLSLMTGMAAATLMLEHGAGILRTMPPAEPRAVDRFRRQSEVLGVPWRKDVAYGEFLRSLDWREPVHLALLNLATSLFRGASYAAFTTPEEVPEDPVQAAIAAPYSHTTAPLRRLVDHFVLLVCLDHAQGRTPSPELLAALTEIPEAMRQTGAQAGNLERAARELVETAALAAWEGETFEATVIERREASDGGEGGGNGSGNGSGAPLRVEVQLTDPPVTAWVPMDAEVGQVVRVRLESVDTGGRRAVFVAADGAAATDQQGAAATDQQGTATQESA; the protein is encoded by the coding sequence GTGCCGCACCGTCCCGTCTCCCTGCACGCCCCCCGCGGCTCGGTCGCGGCCGACGACCTGCGCGAGGGCATCGACGCGCTGCTCGCCGCGCAGGACGGCGAGGTCCCGCTCGAGTTCCCGGCCGAGGTGCTCGCCGCCGCCGAGGAGGCCGCCGCCCGCGACGCCGCGGCCGACGGGCGCGCCGACCGCACCGACATCCCCTTCGTGACCCTGGACCCCGCGAGCTCCACGGACCTCGACCAGGCCATGCACCTCGAGCGCACGGACGGCGGCTACCGGGTGCTGTACGCGATCGCGGACGTACCCTTCTTCGTGGACCTCGGCGACGCGATCGACCAGGAGGCCCGCCGCCGCGGCGAGACCCTCTACCTGCCCGACCGTCGCATCCCCCTGCACCCCGAGGTGCTCTCGGAGGCGGCCGCGTCCCTGCTGCCGGACCAGACCACGCCGGCCTTCGTGTGGGAGCTGACTCTGGACGCGCGCGGCGAGGTCACTGCGATCGGGCTCGAGCGGGCGCTGGTCCGCTCGGTGGCGAAGCTCGCCTACGACCAGGTGCAGGAGGAGCTCGACGCCGGAGCAGGCCACCCGATGATGCTGCTGCTCCAGGAGATCGGCGAGCTGCGCACGCAGCTCGAGGCGGAGCGGGGCGGGGCGAGCCTGAACGTGCCCGAGCAGGAGGTGGTGGTCGAGAACGATCACGTGCGCCTGACCTGGCGCAGCCTGAACCCGATCGAGGACGCCAACGCCCAGCTGTCCCTCATGACCGGCATGGCCGCGGCGACCCTCATGCTCGAGCACGGCGCGGGGATCCTGCGCACCATGCCGCCCGCGGAGCCGCGGGCCGTGGACCGGTTCCGCCGCCAGAGCGAGGTGCTCGGGGTGCCGTGGCGCAAGGACGTCGCCTACGGCGAGTTCCTGCGCTCCCTGGACTGGCGCGAGCCCGTGCACCTGGCGCTGCTGAACCTCGCCACCTCCCTGTTCCGCGGCGCCTCCTATGCCGCGTTCACCACGCCCGAGGAGGTGCCGGAAGATCCGGTGCAGGCCGCGATCGCCGCCCCCTACTCCCACACCACCGCGCCGTTGCGCCGGCTCGTGGACCATTTCGTGCTGCTGGTGTGCCTGGACCATGCGCAGGGCCGCACCCCGTCCCCCGAGCTGCTCGCGGCGCTCACCGAGATCCCCGAGGCGATGCGGCAGACCGGCGCGCAGGCCGGGAACCTCGAGCGCGCCGCCCGGGAGCTGGTGGAGACCGCGGCGCTCGCCGCCTGGGAAGGCGAGACCTTCGAGGCGACCGTCATCGAGCGCCGCGAGGCGAGCGACGGCGGCGAGGGCGGGGGGAACGGCTCCGGCAACGGCTCCGGTGCGCCCCTGCGCGTCGAGGTGCAGCTGACCGATCCGCCGGTCACCGCCTGGGTGCCGATGGACGCCGAGGTGGGGCAGGTGGTCCGCGTGCGCCTCGAGTCCGTGGACACCGGGGGCCGGCGCGCGGTCTTCGTCGCGGCCGACGGCGCTGCCGCCACCGATCAGCAGGGCGCTGCCGCCACGGATCAGCAGGGCACTGCCACTCAGGAGAGCGCATGA
- the serB gene encoding phosphoserine phosphatase SerB → MSDTAGGTARPAVTGLLVSDVDSTFLTQEVIELVAEHAGVRDEVEAITTAAMRGELDFSQSLRARVALLEGLDEGVLATVRASLVPTPGALELMRRAREAGWVTALVSGGFHEVIDELAAEVGIDHVLANRFEITGGRFTGQVTGEIVDGSVKRRTLEELAARYGVPAGRIIAMGDGANDREMLVAAGTGIAWHAKPALRAVADVELDGDSLLQAWPHFEAAAAR, encoded by the coding sequence CTGTCCGACACCGCCGGAGGCACCGCCCGCCCCGCCGTGACCGGCCTGCTGGTCTCCGACGTCGACTCGACCTTCCTCACCCAGGAGGTCATCGAGCTGGTGGCCGAGCACGCCGGTGTGCGCGATGAGGTCGAGGCGATCACCACCGCCGCCATGCGCGGCGAGCTGGACTTCTCCCAGTCGCTGCGCGCCCGGGTGGCGCTGCTGGAGGGACTGGACGAGGGCGTGCTCGCCACCGTGCGGGCGTCGCTGGTGCCCACCCCCGGTGCGCTCGAGCTGATGCGCCGCGCCCGCGAGGCGGGCTGGGTGACGGCGCTCGTCTCCGGCGGCTTCCACGAGGTGATCGACGAGCTCGCCGCAGAGGTCGGCATCGATCATGTCCTCGCCAACCGCTTCGAGATCACGGGCGGCCGCTTCACCGGGCAGGTGACCGGCGAGATCGTGGACGGGTCGGTCAAGCGCCGCACCCTGGAGGAGCTCGCCGCGCGGTACGGGGTGCCGGCCGGGCGGATCATCGCGATGGGCGACGGTGCGAACGACCGCGAGATGCTCGTCGCCGCCGGGACCGGCATCGCCTGGCACGCCAAGCCCGCGCTGCGGGCTGTGGCCGACGTCGAGCTCGACGGGGACTCGCTGCTTCAGGCGTGGCCGCACTTCGAGGCGGCGGCCGCGCGCTGA
- a CDS encoding beta-ketoacyl-ACP reductase, whose protein sequence is MSESTTEPRSVLITGGNRGIGRAIAEEFVRRGDKVAVTSRSGEGGPEGALTVVADVTDGDSLDAAIKAAEEANGPIEVLVANAGITDDQLLLRMSDESFETVLDTNLTGSFRTVKRVIKSMMRKKKGRIVLISSVVGLYGSPGQVNYAASKSGLIGIARALTRELGSRGITANVVAPGYIDTEMTQALSEELQDSYRKAIPAGRFADPTEVARVVSFLASDDAAYISGAVIPVDGGLGMGH, encoded by the coding sequence ATGTCCGAGAGCACCACCGAGCCCCGCAGCGTCCTGATCACCGGAGGCAACCGCGGCATCGGCCGCGCCATCGCCGAGGAGTTCGTGCGCCGCGGCGACAAGGTGGCGGTCACCAGCCGCTCCGGCGAGGGCGGCCCCGAGGGCGCACTGACCGTCGTCGCGGACGTCACCGACGGGGACAGCCTCGACGCCGCGATCAAGGCCGCCGAGGAGGCGAACGGCCCCATCGAGGTGCTCGTCGCGAACGCCGGCATCACCGACGACCAGCTGCTGCTGCGCATGAGCGACGAGTCCTTCGAGACCGTGCTGGACACGAACCTCACCGGCTCCTTCCGCACCGTCAAGCGGGTCATCAAGTCGATGATGCGCAAGAAGAAGGGCCGCATCGTGCTGATCTCCTCGGTGGTGGGCCTGTACGGCTCGCCCGGTCAGGTGAACTACGCCGCCTCCAAGTCGGGCCTGATCGGCATCGCCCGCGCCCTGACCCGTGAGCTCGGCTCCCGCGGCATCACCGCGAACGTCGTCGCTCCCGGCTACATCGACACCGAGATGACCCAGGCGCTGTCCGAGGAGCTGCAGGACTCCTACCGCAAGGCCATTCCCGCCGGGCGCTTCGCGGACCCGACGGAGGTCGCGCGCGTGGTCTCCTTCCTCGCGAGCGACGATGCGGCGTACATCTCGGGCGCCGTCATCCCCGTCGACGGCGGCCTTGGCATGGGACACTGA
- the glgA gene encoding glycogen synthase, with product MRVDLLTKEYPPEVYGGAGVHVAELTKVLRPHIDVRVRAFGAEREEEGTFSYTIPAELEGANAALSTLGTDLLIAADCAGADLIHSHTWYVNFAGHIASLLHGAPHVLSAHSLEPLRPWKAEQLGGGYKVSSFAERTAYEGAAGVIAVSGGMREDILRAYPSVDPAKVHVVHNGIDIDSWSPNPETSALTSRGIDPEAPTIVFVGRITRQKGLPYFLRAVRELPDGIQVVLCAGAPDTPEIAKEVDDLVAELQQTRTGVHLITEMLPRDQLTQILTHATTFVCPSVYEPLGIVNLEAMACGIPVVASATGGIPEVVDDGVTGYLVPIEQVTDGTGTPVDPEKFVGDLRDTLVKMVSDPARAKEMGEASRRRAAEHFSWTSIAERTLEVYRTVIEQAG from the coding sequence ATGCGCGTCGATCTGCTCACGAAGGAATATCCCCCGGAGGTCTACGGCGGCGCCGGGGTGCACGTCGCCGAGCTCACCAAGGTCCTGCGACCGCACATCGACGTGCGCGTGCGCGCCTTCGGTGCCGAGCGCGAGGAGGAGGGGACCTTCTCGTACACCATCCCCGCCGAGCTGGAGGGCGCCAACGCCGCCTTGTCCACCCTCGGCACCGACCTGCTGATCGCCGCGGACTGCGCCGGCGCCGACCTCATCCACTCCCACACCTGGTACGTGAACTTCGCCGGACACATCGCCTCGCTGCTGCACGGCGCCCCGCACGTCCTCTCCGCCCACTCGCTGGAGCCGCTGCGGCCGTGGAAGGCCGAGCAGCTCGGCGGCGGCTACAAGGTCTCCTCCTTCGCCGAGCGCACCGCCTACGAGGGCGCGGCCGGGGTCATCGCCGTCTCGGGCGGCATGCGCGAGGACATCCTGCGCGCCTACCCGAGCGTCGACCCGGCGAAGGTGCACGTGGTCCACAACGGCATCGACATCGACTCCTGGTCCCCGAACCCTGAGACCTCCGCCCTGACCTCGCGCGGCATCGATCCCGAGGCGCCGACGATCGTGTTCGTCGGCCGCATCACCCGCCAGAAGGGCCTGCCCTACTTCCTGCGCGCCGTGCGCGAGCTGCCCGACGGCATCCAGGTGGTGCTGTGCGCGGGCGCGCCGGACACCCCGGAGATCGCCAAGGAGGTCGACGACCTCGTCGCCGAGCTGCAGCAGACCCGCACCGGGGTGCACCTGATCACTGAGATGCTGCCGCGCGACCAGCTCACCCAGATCCTCACCCACGCCACCACCTTCGTGTGCCCGAGCGTGTACGAGCCGCTGGGGATCGTGAACCTCGAGGCGATGGCCTGCGGCATCCCCGTGGTCGCCTCCGCCACCGGCGGCATCCCCGAGGTCGTCGACGACGGCGTGACCGGCTACCTGGTCCCGATCGAGCAGGTCACCGACGGCACCGGCACCCCTGTCGACCCCGAGAAGTTCGTCGGTGACCTGCGCGACACCCTCGTGAAGATGGTCTCCGACCCGGCACGCGCCAAGGAGATGGGCGAGGCCTCGCGCCGCCGCGCCGCCGAACACTTCTCCTGGACCTCGATCGCGGAGCGCACCCTGGAGGTCTACCGCACGGTCATCGAGCAGGCCGGCTGA
- a CDS encoding NAD(P)-dependent alcohol dehydrogenase codes for MRALVLHEKGRMSIEEVEPIGSPGPGQVRIQMHTVGICASDVHYWTDGKIGPFVLEAPMILGHEGTGTVVEVGEGVTHLAVGDRVAMEPGIPDPTSRASREGNYNVDPAVEFWATPPFDGCLVDEVLHPAEYTYRLPDSLSFAEGALIEPFAVGVFAATKAKIRPGDVAAVVGAGTIGIMTALAARAGGASRVVISDVLPEKLALLDGLDGIVTVDATSEDLGARVREETDGWGPRVVFEATGAKPAYRSLWELPAPGGTIVLVGMPVDPVPFDIATAQSRGLSLETVFRYANVHRTAIDLAASEQVDLSRFVSETFAFDDAPKAFERFLEGRPTDVKLQITL; via the coding sequence ATGCGAGCGCTGGTGCTGCACGAGAAGGGACGCATGTCGATCGAGGAGGTCGAGCCGATCGGCTCCCCCGGTCCCGGGCAGGTGCGCATCCAGATGCACACCGTCGGGATCTGCGCCTCGGACGTGCACTACTGGACCGACGGGAAGATCGGCCCGTTCGTGCTCGAGGCGCCGATGATCCTCGGCCACGAGGGCACCGGAACCGTGGTCGAGGTCGGCGAGGGCGTCACCCACCTGGCCGTCGGCGACCGCGTCGCGATGGAGCCCGGGATCCCCGACCCCACCTCCCGCGCCTCCCGCGAGGGCAACTACAACGTCGACCCGGCCGTCGAGTTCTGGGCGACCCCGCCGTTCGACGGCTGCCTGGTCGACGAGGTGCTCCACCCCGCCGAGTACACCTACCGCCTGCCCGACTCGCTGAGCTTCGCCGAGGGCGCCCTCATCGAGCCCTTCGCCGTCGGCGTCTTCGCCGCGACCAAGGCGAAGATCCGCCCCGGCGACGTCGCCGCCGTGGTGGGCGCCGGCACCATCGGGATCATGACGGCGCTGGCCGCACGGGCCGGCGGCGCGAGCCGCGTGGTCATCTCCGACGTCCTGCCCGAGAAGCTCGCCCTGCTCGACGGGCTCGACGGCATCGTCACGGTCGACGCCACCAGCGAGGACCTCGGCGCCCGCGTGCGCGAGGAGACCGACGGCTGGGGCCCGCGCGTGGTCTTCGAGGCCACCGGCGCGAAGCCCGCCTATCGCTCGCTGTGGGAGCTGCCCGCCCCGGGCGGGACCATCGTGCTGGTCGGCATGCCGGTGGATCCCGTGCCCTTCGACATCGCCACCGCCCAGAGCCGCGGCCTGTCGCTGGAGACCGTCTTCCGCTACGCGAACGTGCACCGCACCGCGATCGACCTCGCCGCGAGCGAGCAGGTGGACCTCTCCCGCTTCGTCAGCGAGACCTTCGCCTTCGACGACGCGCCGAAGGCCTTCGAGCGCTTCCTCGAGGGTCGGCCGACCGACGTGAAGCTGCAGATCACGCTGTGA
- a CDS encoding SixA phosphatase family protein, translating to MSSSDPASRLLLLMRHGKAENSSGQPDHDRALAERGESQARLVGEYLASQNVQVSRVLLSDSARTVQTWEAVVSQMPGFDGKVTRHEEIYTGGPAELLSLLGGVKDKHTVVMVVGHEPTISSLTTLLADEHSDAGSLAQARIGMPTGGMAVLSGALEDWGSLGEESLTLHTIVRP from the coding sequence ATGTCCTCTTCCGACCCCGCCAGTCGCCTGCTGCTCCTGATGCGCCACGGAAAGGCGGAGAACAGCTCCGGCCAGCCCGACCACGACCGCGCGCTGGCCGAGCGCGGAGAGTCCCAGGCACGTCTGGTGGGGGAGTACCTCGCCTCGCAGAACGTGCAGGTCTCCCGTGTGCTGCTCTCTGACTCCGCCCGCACCGTCCAGACCTGGGAGGCCGTGGTCTCCCAGATGCCCGGCTTCGACGGGAAGGTCACCCGCCACGAGGAGATCTACACCGGCGGCCCGGCAGAGCTGCTCTCGCTGCTCGGCGGCGTGAAGGACAAGCACACGGTGGTGATGGTGGTGGGCCATGAGCCCACCATCTCCTCGCTCACCACGCTGCTGGCCGACGAGCACTCGGACGCCGGCTCCCTCGCCCAGGCCCGCATCGGCATGCCGACCGGCGGCATGGCCGTGCTCTCCGGCGCGCTGGAGGACTGGGGCTCCCTCGGGGAGGAGTCGCTGACGCTGCACACCATCGTGCGCCCCTGA
- a CDS encoding HAD family hydrolase, whose amino-acid sequence MIPADSTSAARAVPPRVLLDLDGTLVDRDGAFARWAEGFVGELCGGREDLEWLLAADAEGYRPRRELAAMIAERFGLASAGGEASADGTGAADGPGGADAIERRLLEESLVGIECYPGVLPALGALRGAGAELVVVTNGPTAMQRAKVERAGLRPYLDRVVISEEAGVAKPDPRIFAIAVNGLACGEETWMVGDHAVNDIGGARGVGLSTAWVSHDREWTEEWSPTLTAPTAAELLERIAGGR is encoded by the coding sequence GTGATCCCCGCCGACTCCACGAGTGCTGCCCGCGCGGTGCCGCCGCGGGTGCTGCTGGACCTGGACGGCACGCTCGTGGACCGCGACGGCGCCTTCGCCCGCTGGGCGGAGGGGTTCGTCGGCGAGCTTTGCGGCGGCCGGGAGGATCTCGAGTGGCTGCTCGCGGCCGACGCCGAGGGCTATCGCCCCCGCCGGGAGCTCGCGGCGATGATCGCCGAGCGCTTCGGGCTCGCGTCGGCGGGCGGGGAGGCGTCGGCCGACGGAACCGGCGCGGCCGACGGGCCCGGTGGGGCCGACGCGATCGAGCGCCGCCTGCTCGAGGAGTCCCTCGTCGGCATCGAGTGCTACCCCGGCGTGCTGCCGGCGCTGGGCGCCCTGCGCGGGGCGGGGGCGGAGCTGGTCGTGGTCACCAACGGCCCCACCGCCATGCAGCGGGCGAAGGTCGAGCGGGCGGGGCTGCGCCCGTACCTGGACCGCGTGGTGATCTCCGAGGAGGCCGGGGTCGCCAAGCCCGATCCGCGGATCTTCGCGATCGCCGTGAACGGTCTGGCCTGCGGGGAGGAGACCTGGATGGTAGGCGACCATGCCGTGAACGACATCGGCGGCGCCCGCGGGGTGGGCCTGTCCACCGCGTGGGTCTCCCACGACCGCGAGTGGACCGAGGAGTGGTCGCCGACGCTCACCGCACCGACCGCGGCGGAGCTGCTGGAGCGGATCGCCGGCGGGCGCTGA
- a CDS encoding ABC transporter ATP-binding protein, with translation MSVAAASLNDVTVTRSGKEILSGVSLEIGEGERWAVLGPNGAGKSTLMRLLSTRLHPTRGTVGILGERLGRVDIFELRPLIGLASQELADTIPPEELVENVVVTAGYSVVGRWREEYDDVDLERARTLLAAFGVGELGQRHFGTLSTGERKRVLAARALMTDPELLLLDEPAAGLDLGGRESLVRTLGRLAKDPATPVTVLVTHHVEEIPPGYTHVALVRKGKLVAAGPIAETLTSQNLTATFGLPLIAEQRGERFTARSLALN, from the coding sequence ATGTCCGTCGCAGCAGCTTCTCTGAACGATGTCACCGTCACGCGCAGCGGGAAGGAGATCCTCTCCGGGGTCTCCCTCGAGATCGGCGAGGGGGAGCGCTGGGCGGTGCTCGGCCCCAACGGCGCCGGCAAGTCCACGCTCATGCGCCTGCTCTCCACGCGCCTGCACCCCACCCGCGGCACCGTCGGCATCCTCGGCGAGCGCCTGGGCCGGGTCGACATCTTCGAGCTGCGCCCCCTGATCGGCCTGGCCAGCCAGGAGCTCGCCGACACGATCCCGCCGGAGGAGCTGGTGGAGAACGTGGTCGTCACCGCCGGATACTCGGTGGTGGGCCGCTGGCGCGAGGAGTACGACGACGTCGACCTCGAGCGCGCCCGCACGCTGCTGGCCGCCTTCGGCGTCGGCGAGCTCGGTCAGCGCCACTTCGGCACCCTGTCCACCGGTGAGCGCAAGCGCGTGCTCGCCGCCCGCGCCCTCATGACCGACCCCGAGCTGCTGCTGCTCGACGAGCCCGCCGCGGGCCTGGACCTGGGCGGCCGCGAGTCGCTCGTGCGCACCCTCGGCCGCCTCGCGAAGGACCCCGCCACCCCCGTGACCGTGCTGGTCACCCACCACGTCGAGGAGATCCCGCCGGGCTACACCCACGTCGCCCTGGTGCGGAAGGGGAAGCTCGTCGCCGCCGGACCCATCGCCGAGACCCTCACCTCGCAGAACCTCACCGCCACCTTCGGGCTGCCGCTCATCGCGGAGCAGCGCGGCGAGCGCTTCACCGCCCGCTCGCTGGCGCTGAACTGA
- the glgC gene encoding glucose-1-phosphate adenylyltransferase has product MSSKKVLAIVLAGGEGKRLMPLTLDRAKPAVPFGGIYRLIDFALSNIVNSGYLRVVVLTQYKSHSLDKHIAQTWRMSSLLGNYVAPVPAQQRMGKHWFRGSADAIAQSLNLIHDEKPDYVVVVGADNIYRMDFSQMMDAHIESGKSCTVAAIRQPIELSDQFGVIETDPADPTTIKAFVEKPKQTEGLADDPSSILASMGNYIFTADALVEAVTRDAEDDDSKHDMGGDIVPSFVAKNDAAVYDFIRNDVPGSTDRDRDYWRDVGTLDAFYEAHMDLISIHPVFNLYNDKWPTFTGHRNAPPAKFVHAGPGRVGSAVDSVISPGVVVSGASVSSSVLSPGVRINSWSTVSDSVLMDDVTVGRHCQIHRAIIDKDVVIPPRTQIGLDKEKDLARGWVVTESGITVIGKGTVIEP; this is encoded by the coding sequence ATGTCGTCCAAAAAGGTCCTCGCAATCGTCCTCGCCGGCGGCGAGGGGAAGCGGCTGATGCCCCTCACCCTCGATCGCGCAAAACCCGCCGTGCCGTTCGGCGGCATCTACCGCCTGATCGACTTCGCCCTGTCGAACATCGTCAACTCCGGGTACCTCCGCGTGGTGGTGCTCACCCAGTACAAGTCCCACTCGCTGGACAAGCACATCGCCCAGACCTGGCGGATGAGCTCGCTGCTGGGCAACTACGTCGCCCCCGTCCCCGCGCAGCAGCGCATGGGCAAGCACTGGTTCCGCGGCAGCGCCGACGCGATCGCCCAGTCGCTGAACCTCATCCATGACGAGAAGCCCGACTACGTCGTCGTGGTCGGTGCGGACAACATCTACCGCATGGACTTCTCGCAGATGATGGACGCCCACATCGAGTCCGGGAAGTCGTGCACCGTCGCCGCGATCCGTCAGCCGATCGAGCTGTCCGACCAGTTCGGCGTCATCGAGACCGACCCGGCCGACCCCACCACCATCAAGGCCTTCGTCGAGAAGCCGAAGCAGACCGAGGGGCTCGCCGACGATCCCAGCTCGATCCTCGCCTCGATGGGCAACTACATCTTCACCGCCGACGCCCTCGTCGAGGCGGTCACCCGCGACGCCGAGGACGACGACTCCAAGCACGACATGGGCGGGGACATCGTCCCGAGCTTCGTCGCGAAGAACGACGCCGCGGTGTACGACTTCATCCGCAATGACGTGCCCGGCTCCACCGACCGCGACCGCGACTACTGGCGCGACGTCGGCACCCTGGACGCGTTCTACGAGGCGCACATGGATCTCATCTCGATCCATCCCGTGTTCAACCTCTACAACGACAAGTGGCCCACCTTCACCGGTCACCGCAACGCGCCGCCGGCGAAGTTCGTCCATGCCGGCCCCGGCCGCGTCGGCTCCGCCGTGGACTCGGTGATCTCCCCCGGCGTGGTCGTCTCCGGCGCCTCGGTCTCCAGCTCGGTGCTCTCCCCCGGGGTGCGCATCAACTCCTGGTCGACCGTGTCGGACTCGGTGCTGATGGACGACGTGACCGTCGGCCGCCACTGCCAGATCCACCGCGCGATCATCGACAAGGACGTGGTCATCCCGCCGCGCACCCAGATCGGTCTGGACAAGGAGAAGGACCTCGCCCGCGGCTGGGTCGTCACCGAGTCCGGCATCACCGTGATCGGCAAGGGCACGGTCATCGAGCCGTGA